The Castanea sativa cultivar Marrone di Chiusa Pesio chromosome 4, ASM4071231v1 sequence CAGCACCTCTCAGCCTTGGTAAATCACTGCCAAAGCTTAgcgttttttttatttaaaaaacccATCACCTCAGTTTCACGCATCCTCACTCCTCTGTCAAGAACCCAGACCTCTCAGCCCTCTCAATGATGTTGCCGTGAGCCATTGTTGCGTTTAAACTTTCtggtaatttgttttggtagttagtttatcatttatttgtactttgatTGCTTGATTCCATATTGTTCTGTTGTGAATATGATTTTGACCAAGCTTTTAagggttttatttttctattttgttaactaaattaagtaaatttgaaaaattatgaaataggaTCTTCAGTATTTGATTCTTTGAGAAATATTAGTAAACACAATTAGTAGTTTAGAATTGCACACAACTTGTTTGATGAATTCTCTGTGTGATTTTTAAAGCATGCTCTGTATCTTGGTGTCCTTCTTTTGCAGCTCTAGTACAAATATACAATGTATACTTTGgctagaaagaaaattaaatgaaaaaatgcaCCAGGAAATAGGTTTGGCTTGGGATGGGATCATGGTGTTGAATTAGGGTCAAGGAAAGTTCTATGTAATTATTGCAAAGAATTTCATTGTGGGTGTATATATCGGCTGAACCATCATTTCGCTAAGGACTAGGAAAAATGTTTTAGCTTGTTCTAGTGTGCCAGAAAAGGTGAGGGAAAGATTTGTGGCTCTTTTGAATGCCCAAGTTGAAGCatctataaaaaagaaaaggtggtATACTATAGAAGAAGAGGATGATGGCAGTGATGATGAATTAGTTGAAGTACAACAACTACATTCATCAAAAGGGAGGAGACAAACACATAGGCTCCTCCATGGATAAgtttgttacaaaaaaaaagcaagtaACAATGAATCgtatgtttaaaaaaggagaaCGCGATATAGTGATCCAACAAATTGCTAGATTCTTCTACACTAGTGCCAtcccttttaattgtgtcaaaaaTCCAGAGTTTCTACAAATGATTGAAATGATTTCAAGATTTGGAATTGGCCTCAAGCCTCCTTCCTATCATGAGATTAGGGAGACATGCTTGAAGAAAGAGGTAGATTTCACACAACAAATGCTTGAAGAATATAAGGTTGAATGGAAAAAAACAGGTTGTTCAATTATGTCTGATGGTTGGTCTGATAAGAAAAGGAGATCCATCTGTAATTTTTTGGTGAATAGTCCCAAAGGAACCATTTTCCTATACTCTATAGACACATCTGACATATCTAAAACAGCTGAAAAAGTTTATCAAATGTTAGATGAAGTTGTGGATAGGGTTGGAGAGGAGAATGTTGTGCAATTGGTGACTGACAATGCTGCAAACTATAAACTAGCTGGAGAGATGCTGATGCAGAAGAGAAAGTGCTTGTTTTGGACTCCATGTGTTGCCCATTGCTTAGATTTGATGCTTGaggattttgaaaaaaagattaaGGACCATAAGTACACAATTGCAAAGGGGAAGAAGATTACAACGTACATATATTCTAGAGCTATGCTTTTAAATTGGTTGAGGAATTTCACTAAAGGGAGGGAATTGATTAGACCTGCTGCCACTAGATTTGCAACATCGTATTTGACATTGTCATGCCTTAACGAGTTCAAAGGAGAATTGATGACAATGTTTTCTTCAGAACAATGGAGGTGTAGTAAAtttgcaaaaacaaaagaagggaAAACAATTCATGCCATAGTTATGGATAACAACGGCTTTTGGCGACTTGTTGTCAGATGCTTGAAGGCTGTAATACCCCTCTTAAAGGTACTTCGCATGGTTGACTCTGATACACCTCCAATGAGATTTATTTATATGGAAAtggaaaaagcaaaagaagaaatacagaaaaatttcaataatgttCAAAAGAGGTAACCATTTTATTTATATCTTCCTTAAATTtacatttgtttttaattcattagcttattaaatatatagtcattgttttttttaatataatatccACTGTTTTAAATTGTAGTTACAAAGAAATATGGGATATTATTGATGATCGATGGGAAATGCAACTTCATAGGCCTTTGCATGCTGCGGGATACTATTTGAACCCATCTATTCATTATGATCCTTCTTTTGATCCGGGTTCAGATATT is a genomic window containing:
- the LOC142632515 gene encoding uncharacterized protein LOC142632515, giving the protein MNRMFKKGERDIVIQQIARFFYTSAIPFNCVKNPEFLQMIEMISRFGIGLKPPSYHEIRETCLKKEVDFTQQMLEEYKVEWKKTGCSIMSDGWSDKKRRSICNFLVNSPKGTIFLYSIDTSDISKTAEKVYQMLDEVVDRVGEENVVQLVTDNAANYKLAGEMLMQKRKCLFWTPCVAHCLDLMLEDFEKKIKDHKYTIAKGKKITTYIYSRAMLLNWLRNFTKGRELIRPAATRFATSYLTLSCLNEFKGELMTMFSSEQWRCNA